From Micromonospora echinospora, one genomic window encodes:
- a CDS encoding antibiotic biosynthesis monooxygenase family protein produces the protein MSTTPQTVISTDADLVTLINMFTVAPGRQAELVEALDRTTRAFFATVPGFRSANVHASHDGTRVVNYAQWDSAAHFQAMLRMPEARPHLAEIGALVEQSDPKLYEVRSTHHGAP, from the coding sequence ATGTCGACCACCCCGCAGACCGTGATCAGCACCGACGCCGACCTGGTCACGTTGATCAACATGTTCACCGTGGCGCCCGGGCGACAGGCCGAACTGGTCGAGGCCCTCGACCGGACCACCCGGGCCTTCTTCGCCACCGTGCCGGGATTCCGGTCCGCCAACGTCCACGCCAGCCACGACGGCACCCGCGTGGTCAACTACGCGCAGTGGGACAGCGCCGCGCACTTCCAGGCGATGCTCCGGATGCCCGAGGCCCGTCCGCACCTGGCCGAGATCGGCGCGCTCGTCGAGCAGAGCGACCCCAAGTTGTACGAGGTCCGCAGCACCCACCACGGCGCACCCTGA
- a CDS encoding PHB depolymerase family esterase — translation MRRPPSVLTRLAAALAGAVLAVTAAAVAAAPAQAASLTPVTGFGSNPGNLAMYAYRPDGLPANAPAVVLLHGCAQNATGYFTNSGWRKFADQWRFTLILAEQKSANNSSSCFNWFETGDTARGQGEALSVKQMVDHAKANYGTAANRVYVSGLSAGGAMAATMLAAYPDVFAGGSIVAGVPYRCATSMINAFSCMNPGVNKTPAQWGDLVRNAHPGYTGARPKVAIWHGTADYTVATANATESRDQWTNVAGLSQTPGSTTNLPAGTTLETYGNDQVRVYRVSGMGHGTPIDPGSGAEQCGTAAAYFLDTICSAYRDALYFGLNGSGGPAPSPTATAGPTPTPTAAPTCVTASNYAHVTAGRAYHSAGYAYATGSGQRMGLYNTFSNATLKQTAPNYWVVGC, via the coding sequence GTGCGTCGACCCCCGTCCGTCCTCACCCGGCTGGCCGCCGCGCTGGCCGGAGCCGTCCTCGCCGTCACGGCCGCCGCCGTGGCCGCCGCGCCCGCACAGGCCGCCAGCCTGACCCCGGTCACCGGCTTCGGTTCCAACCCCGGCAACCTCGCCATGTACGCCTACCGACCGGACGGCCTGCCCGCCAACGCCCCCGCCGTGGTGCTGCTGCACGGCTGCGCGCAGAACGCCACCGGCTACTTCACCAACTCGGGCTGGCGCAAGTTCGCCGACCAGTGGCGGTTCACACTGATCCTGGCCGAGCAGAAGTCCGCCAACAACTCGTCCTCCTGCTTCAACTGGTTCGAGACCGGTGACACCGCCCGGGGCCAGGGCGAGGCGCTCTCCGTCAAGCAGATGGTGGACCACGCGAAGGCCAACTACGGCACCGCCGCCAACCGGGTGTACGTCAGTGGCCTCTCCGCCGGCGGCGCGATGGCCGCCACCATGCTCGCCGCGTACCCGGACGTCTTCGCCGGCGGCTCGATCGTGGCCGGCGTGCCGTACCGCTGCGCCACCAGCATGATCAACGCGTTCTCCTGCATGAACCCCGGCGTCAACAAGACCCCCGCCCAGTGGGGCGACCTGGTCCGTAACGCCCACCCCGGCTACACCGGCGCCCGGCCGAAGGTCGCCATCTGGCACGGCACCGCCGACTACACCGTGGCCACGGCCAACGCCACCGAGTCCCGCGACCAGTGGACCAACGTGGCCGGCCTCTCCCAGACCCCGGGCAGCACCACCAACCTGCCCGCCGGCACCACCCTCGAGACCTACGGCAACGACCAGGTACGCGTCTACCGTGTCTCCGGCATGGGCCACGGCACCCCGATCGACCCGGGCAGCGGCGCCGAGCAGTGCGGCACCGCAGCCGCGTACTTCCTGGACACCATCTGCTCGGCGTACCGGGACGCGCTCTACTTCGGCCTGAACGGCTCCGGCGGCCCGGCCCCAAGCCCGACCGCGACCGCCGGCCCCACCCCGACGCCCACCGCCGCGCCGACCTGCGTGACCGCCAGCAACTACGCCCACGTCACCGCCGGGCGGGCCTACCACTCCGCCGGGTACGCCTACGCGACCGGCTCCGGACAGCGGATGGGCCTCTACAACACGTTCAGCAACGCCACCCTCAAGCAGACCGCCCCGAACTACTGGGTCGTCGGCTGCTGA
- the sucB gene encoding 2-oxoglutarate dehydrogenase, E2 component, dihydrolipoamide succinyltransferase: protein MPVSVTMPRLGESVTEGTVTRWLKQEGDTVEVDEPLLEVSTDKVDTEIPSPAAGVLSRIVVGEDETAEVGSELAVIAGEGEQAGGGAGAPQEEQEAPAEKAEPTAAAEGTGPEPEQPKEQEQPKAEAAPAPSGEGTPVKMPALGESVTEGTVTRWLKQVGDSIEVDEPLLEVSTDKVDTEIPSPVAGTLLEIKVPEDETAEVGATLAVVGAAGAAPAEAKPEPKPEPEAKPEPKAEAKPEPKPEPKAAPAVQEPTPGLSYNEPSAEAEKAAQPAKAEQQATPAAPTAAPQRPSAPAQGGGEEAAGYVTPLVRKLAAEHGVDLSSISGTGVGGRIRKQDVLDAAEKAKAAKAAPAPAAPAQAPAAPAQPKAQPSAKRGTTEKMPRIRAVIAKRMQESLHEMAQLTTVVEVDVTKVAKLRARAKDAFLARHGVKLSFLPFFALAAVEALQAYPVVNASMDLDAGTITYPKSENLGIAVDTERGLMVPVVHDAGDLNLGGLAKRIADLAERTRTNKISPDEIAGATFTLTNTGSRGALFDTPIVPSPQSAMLGTGAVVKRPVVVNDPELGEVVAVRSMVYLALSYDHRLIDGADAARFLVAVKERLEAGNFEAELGLS, encoded by the coding sequence ATGCCGGTATCGGTCACCATGCCCCGGCTCGGCGAAAGCGTCACCGAGGGCACCGTCACGCGCTGGCTCAAGCAGGAGGGCGACACGGTCGAGGTCGACGAGCCGCTGCTCGAGGTCTCGACCGACAAGGTCGACACCGAGATCCCGTCCCCGGCGGCGGGCGTGCTGAGCCGGATCGTGGTGGGCGAGGACGAGACCGCCGAGGTCGGTAGCGAACTCGCCGTCATCGCCGGTGAGGGCGAGCAGGCCGGCGGCGGCGCGGGCGCGCCGCAGGAGGAGCAGGAGGCCCCGGCGGAGAAGGCCGAGCCGACCGCCGCGGCCGAGGGCACCGGCCCCGAGCCCGAGCAGCCCAAGGAGCAGGAGCAGCCGAAGGCCGAGGCCGCCCCGGCGCCGTCGGGCGAGGGCACCCCGGTGAAGATGCCCGCGCTCGGCGAGAGCGTCACCGAGGGTACGGTCACCCGCTGGCTGAAGCAGGTCGGGGACAGCATCGAGGTCGACGAGCCGCTGCTGGAGGTCTCGACCGACAAGGTCGACACCGAGATCCCGTCGCCGGTCGCCGGCACCCTGCTGGAGATCAAGGTTCCCGAGGACGAGACCGCCGAGGTCGGTGCCACCCTGGCGGTGGTCGGCGCGGCCGGTGCCGCCCCGGCCGAGGCCAAGCCCGAGCCGAAGCCCGAGCCCGAGGCCAAGCCGGAACCGAAGGCCGAGGCCAAGCCAGAACCGAAGCCGGAGCCGAAGGCCGCGCCGGCCGTCCAGGAGCCGACTCCGGGCCTGTCCTACAACGAGCCGTCCGCCGAGGCCGAGAAGGCGGCGCAGCCCGCCAAGGCCGAGCAGCAGGCGACCCCGGCCGCCCCGACGGCCGCCCCGCAGCGTCCGTCCGCCCCGGCGCAGGGCGGCGGCGAGGAGGCCGCCGGTTACGTGACCCCGCTGGTACGCAAGCTGGCTGCCGAGCACGGCGTCGACCTCTCCTCGATCAGCGGCACCGGTGTCGGTGGCCGGATCCGCAAGCAGGACGTGCTGGACGCGGCGGAGAAGGCCAAGGCGGCCAAGGCCGCTCCGGCGCCCGCCGCCCCGGCGCAGGCTCCGGCCGCCCCGGCCCAGCCGAAGGCGCAGCCGAGCGCCAAGCGCGGCACCACCGAGAAGATGCCCCGGATCCGCGCGGTCATCGCCAAGCGGATGCAGGAGTCGCTGCACGAGATGGCGCAGCTCACCACCGTGGTCGAGGTGGACGTCACCAAGGTCGCCAAGCTGCGGGCCCGGGCCAAGGACGCATTCCTGGCGCGGCACGGCGTAAAGCTGTCCTTCCTGCCGTTCTTCGCGCTGGCGGCGGTCGAGGCGCTCCAGGCGTACCCGGTGGTCAACGCCAGCATGGACCTCGACGCCGGCACGATCACCTACCCGAAGTCCGAGAACCTGGGCATCGCGGTGGACACCGAGCGGGGCCTGATGGTGCCGGTCGTGCACGACGCCGGTGACCTCAACCTGGGCGGTCTGGCCAAGCGCATCGCCGACCTGGCCGAGCGCACCCGGACCAACAAGATCAGCCCGGACGAGATCGCCGGGGCGACCTTCACCCTCACCAACACCGGCAGCCGGGGTGCCCTCTTCGACACCCCGATCGTGCCGTCGCCGCAGTCGGCGATGCTCGGCACCGGTGCGGTCGTCAAGCGTCCGGTCGTGGTGAACGACCCGGAGCTCGGCGAGGTGGTCGCCGTCCGGTCGATGGTCTACCTGGCCCTCTCCTACGACCACCGGCTGATCGACGGCGCCGACGCGGCCCGTTTCCTGGTCGCGGTCAAGGAGCGCCTGGAGGCCGGCAACTTCGAGGCGGAGCTCGGCCTGTCCTGA
- a CDS encoding TIGR01777 family oxidoreductase: protein MRILMAGASGFLGTRLAARLADAGHEIVRLVRRPPHGPDEVRWNPGTAQLDPAVVAGVDAVVNLAGAGVGDKRWNDAYRALIRSSRVETTSTLAITMAGLPAEDRPTVLLNASAIGWYGNTGDRVVEEDAPAGEGFLADVARVWEAATRPAEDAGVRVVRLRTGLPLHRDGGLLKPQLLPFRLGVGGKLGNGRQWVPWISMVDWLDAVVFLLDRTDVAGPVNVVGPNPVRNAEFTRELARQLHRPAVMPIPALALKVALGGFAQEALTSTRVLPGVLTRAGRPYRSGFSFRHPDLPGALHAALHG, encoded by the coding sequence ATGCGGATCCTCATGGCCGGCGCCTCCGGCTTTCTCGGCACCCGACTGGCCGCCCGGCTCGCCGACGCCGGGCACGAGATCGTCCGGCTGGTCCGCCGCCCACCACACGGCCCCGACGAGGTGCGGTGGAATCCGGGGACCGCGCAGCTCGACCCGGCGGTGGTCGCCGGGGTCGACGCGGTGGTCAACCTGGCCGGCGCGGGCGTCGGCGACAAGCGGTGGAACGACGCGTACCGGGCGCTGATCCGGTCGAGCCGGGTGGAGACCACCAGCACGCTCGCCATCACCATGGCCGGGCTGCCCGCCGAGGATCGTCCGACGGTGCTGCTGAACGCCTCGGCGATCGGCTGGTACGGCAACACCGGCGACCGGGTCGTGGAGGAGGACGCCCCGGCCGGCGAGGGGTTCCTCGCCGACGTCGCCCGCGTCTGGGAGGCGGCGACCCGCCCGGCCGAGGACGCCGGGGTGCGGGTGGTGCGGCTGCGCACCGGCCTGCCGCTGCACCGCGACGGCGGGCTGCTCAAGCCGCAGCTCCTTCCGTTCCGGCTGGGCGTCGGCGGGAAGCTCGGCAACGGCCGGCAGTGGGTGCCGTGGATCTCGATGGTCGACTGGCTCGACGCGGTGGTCTTCCTGCTCGACCGGACCGACGTGGCCGGCCCGGTGAACGTCGTCGGCCCGAACCCGGTCCGGAACGCGGAGTTCACCCGGGAGTTGGCCCGGCAACTGCACCGGCCGGCGGTCATGCCGATCCCGGCCCTGGCGTTGAAGGTCGCGCTGGGCGGTTTCGCCCAGGAGGCCCTGACCAGCACCCGGGTCCTGCCCGGGGTGCTGACCCGGGCGGGCCGCCCCTACCGTTCCGGCTTCTCCTTCCGGCACCCGGACCTGCCGGGCGCCCTGCACGCCGCCCTGCACGGGTAG
- the lpdA gene encoding dihydrolipoyl dehydrogenase produces MPFSWHDPRSSDATWELSVSEPNDATFDVVILGGGSGGYAAALRAAQLDLKVALIEKGKLGGTCLHNGCIPTKALLHAAEIADSTRESEQFGVKAELVGIDIAGVNSYKDGVVARLYKGLQGLVGGSKNITFVSGAGRLVGPNVVEVDGKRYTGRNVVLATGSYARSLPGLEVDGERVITSDHALTLDRVPASAIVLGGGVIGVEFASVWKSFGVDVTIIEALPRLVAAEDEESSKALERAFRKRKINFKVGKPFEKVEKTEKGVKVTIAGGETVEAELLLVAVGRGPVTADLGYEEQGVKIDRGYVLTDERLRTGVPNVYAVGDIVPGLQLAHRGFQQGIFVAEEIAGRNPTVIDEAGIPRVTYCDPELASVGLTEAKAKEQYGADKIKTYNYNLGGNGKSQILKTTGFVKLVRVEDGPVVGVHMVGARVGELIGEAQLIYNWEAYPAEVAQLVHAHPTQNEALGEAHLALAGKPLHAHA; encoded by the coding sequence ATGCCCTTTTCCTGGCATGACCCTCGTAGCAGCGACGCGACCTGGGAGTTGAGTGTGAGCGAGCCGAACGACGCGACCTTCGACGTTGTCATCCTCGGAGGAGGCAGCGGCGGCTATGCGGCGGCGCTGCGCGCCGCCCAGCTGGACCTCAAGGTCGCCCTGATCGAGAAGGGCAAGCTCGGCGGGACCTGCCTGCACAACGGCTGCATCCCGACCAAGGCCCTGCTGCACGCGGCGGAGATCGCCGACAGCACCCGCGAGTCGGAGCAGTTCGGCGTCAAGGCCGAGCTGGTCGGCATCGACATCGCCGGCGTCAACTCGTACAAGGACGGTGTGGTCGCCCGCCTGTACAAGGGTCTCCAGGGCCTGGTCGGCGGCTCCAAGAACATCACCTTCGTGTCCGGCGCCGGCCGGCTGGTCGGGCCGAACGTCGTCGAGGTCGACGGCAAGCGGTACACCGGCCGCAACGTCGTGCTGGCCACCGGCTCGTACGCCCGTAGCCTGCCCGGCCTGGAGGTCGACGGCGAGCGGGTGATCACCAGCGACCACGCGCTGACCCTGGACCGGGTGCCCGCGTCGGCGATCGTGCTCGGCGGCGGCGTGATCGGCGTCGAGTTCGCCAGCGTCTGGAAGTCCTTCGGGGTGGACGTGACGATCATCGAGGCGCTGCCCCGACTGGTCGCCGCCGAGGACGAGGAGTCGTCGAAGGCGCTGGAGCGGGCGTTCCGCAAGCGGAAGATCAACTTCAAGGTCGGCAAGCCCTTCGAGAAGGTCGAGAAGACCGAGAAGGGCGTCAAGGTCACCATCGCCGGTGGCGAGACCGTCGAGGCCGAGCTGCTGCTCGTCGCCGTCGGCCGCGGCCCGGTGACCGCCGACCTCGGGTACGAGGAGCAGGGCGTCAAGATCGACCGCGGGTACGTGCTGACCGACGAGCGGCTGCGCACCGGTGTGCCGAACGTCTACGCCGTCGGCGACATCGTCCCCGGTCTCCAGCTCGCGCACCGCGGCTTCCAGCAGGGCATCTTCGTCGCCGAGGAGATCGCCGGCCGGAACCCCACCGTGATCGACGAGGCGGGCATCCCCCGGGTCACCTACTGCGACCCGGAGCTGGCCTCGGTCGGTCTCACCGAGGCCAAGGCCAAGGAGCAGTACGGGGCTGACAAGATCAAGACTTACAACTACAACCTGGGTGGCAACGGCAAGAGCCAGATCCTCAAGACCACGGGCTTCGTCAAGCTGGTCCGGGTCGAGGACGGACCGGTGGTCGGCGTGCACATGGTCGGCGCCCGGGTCGGTGAGCTGATCGGCGAGGCGCAGCTCATCTACAACTGGGAGGCCTACCCGGCCGAGGTGGCGCAGCTCGTGCACGCCCACCCGACCCAGAACGAGGCCCTCGGCGAGGCGCACCTCGCCCTGGCGGGCAAGCCGCTGCACGCACACGCCTGA